A genome region from Solanum pennellii chromosome 12, SPENNV200 includes the following:
- the LOC107006675 gene encoding uncharacterized protein LOC107006675, with the protein MAFSSQVSWQSLSSTQHFRHRESIPLLKAHNAKNTKLHEQKIKIKSIKSRKRSLIAHCSMVNPDVDTSSFSPSNTIRKLYSSINNKDLNQLALLISEDCFFDDFSFPQSFHGKKEALKSLEQLTTSMDQNTEFSIDNIHEGVDLTAIVNWHLEWKKKEVPFSRGCSYYELSRDGEKLLIKNAQVITESSMKPKILAFYNMITSVFDDFPEIVSRFVKNHQVAYQVLLNSYKFIVQPLISPIFVWYKKLWTSTIIFVGFTTKLVQFIIKYLRQ; encoded by the exons ATGGCATTTTCAAGCCAAGTTAGCTGGCAAAGTTTATCGTCCACGCAACATTTTAGGCATCGCGAAAGCATTCCTCTATTGAAAGCTCATAACGCGAAAAACACCAAACTACATGAGCAAAAAATCAAGATAAAAAGTATCAAGAGCAGAAAGAGGTCCTTGATCGCGCATTGTTCGATGGTCAATCCTGATGTTGACACAAGCTCATTTTCACCATCCAACACAATTAGAAAGTTGTACTCGAGTATAAATAACAAGGACTTGAACCAATTGGCCTTGCTCATATCTGAAGATTGTTTCTTTGATGATTTTTCATTCCCTCAATCATTTCATGGGAAAAAG GAGGCTTTAAAATCTCTGGAGCAGTTAACCACAAGCATGGACCAAAACACAGAGTTCAGTATAGACAATATTCATGAAGGTGTTGATCTTACAGCAATAGTAAACTGGCATTTAG AGtggaagaagaaagaagtaCCCTTTAGTAGAGGCTGCAGCTACTATGAATTATCAAGAGATGGAGAAAAACTACTcattaa GAATGCTCAAGTCATTACAGAATCATCAATGAAACCAAAAATTTTG GCGTTCTACAATATGATAACTTCAGTATTCGATGATTTCCCTGAAATTGTCTCGA GATTTGTAAAGAATCATCAAGTTGCATATCAAGTATTACTAAATAGTTACAAGTTTATTGTGCAACCACTAATAAGTCCAATTTTTGTATGGTACAAAAAGCTTTGGACATCAACAATCATCTTTGTTGGATTTACAACCAAATTGGTGCAATTTATTATAAAGTATTTAAGACAATAA
- the LOC107005739 gene encoding uncharacterized protein LOC107005739 has translation MCMKEREKIIWDQMRITPFSIFTLPKFMIWLIVFVLFVYVFTTQKYLSSTSCNDIFITSSNIILPINSKANSTISSNTSIIDQQTRILQEGEVEKTNIEHVVFGIAASSKLWNKRKEYIKLWWKPEKKMRGVVWLDNSVKTEKNESNSLPELRISADTSHFTYNNKQGHRSAIRISRILSETLRLGKENVRWFVMGDDDTVFVTENLLRILNKYDHNQYYYIGSLSESHLQNIYFSYSMAYGGGGFAISYPLAKAIDKMQDRCIQRYPGLYGSDDRMQACMAELGVPLTKELGFHQYDVYGNLFGLLASHPITPLVSLHHLDVVEPIFPNVTQLQGLQKLTVPMKLDSAGIMQQSICYDKVNSWTISVSWGFAVQIFRGILSPREIEMPSRTFLNWYRRADYTAYAFNTRPVMRNPCQKSFVFYMSSAKMDSYNNQTVTQYTRHRVPPPLCRWKMANPANVERIQVYKKPDPQLWDRSPRRNCCRVLSSKKKSMVVDVGVCSENEVSEV, from the exons ATGTGcatgaaagaaagagaaaaaatcatCTGGGATCAAATGCGAATAACGCCATTTTCGATTTTCACTTTGCCCAAATTCATGATATGGTTAATTGTTTTCGTATTATTCGTATATGTTTTCACCACTCAGAAATACCTTTCTTCTACATCTTGTAACGACATTTTTATCACAAGTAGCAATATTATTTTACCAATTAACTCAAAAGCCAACTCAACAATCTCTTCAAATACTTCAATTATTGATCAACAAACACGAATTTTACAAGAGGGAGAAGTTGAAAAAACTAATATAGAGCATGTAGTATTTGGAATTGCAGCTTCATCTAAGCTTTGGAACAAAAGGAAAGAATATATTAAGCTATGGTGGAAGCCTGAGAAGAAAATGAGAGGTGTTGTTTGGTTAGATAATTCAGTTAAAACagagaaaaatgaaagtaatTCACTACCTGAATTGAGAATTTCAGCTGATACTTCACATTTTACCTATAATAACAAGCAGGGCCATCGATCTGCTATTCGAATTTCGAGGATTTTATCAGAGACATTGAGGTTGGGAAAAGAGAATGTACGGTGGTTTGTGATGGGTGATGATGATACTGTATTCGTAACGGAGAATTTGTTgagaattttaaataaatatgatcATAATCAGTATTATTACATTGGTAGTTTGAGTGAAAGTCATTtgcagaatatttatttttcttatagtaTGGCTTATGGTGGTGGTGGATTTGCTATAAGTTATCCTTTAGCTAAAGCTATTGATAAAATGCAAGATAGATGTATTCAAAGGTATCCAGGACTTTATGGTtctgatgatagaatgcaggcCTGTATGGCGGAATTGGGGGTTCCACTTACTAAAGAACTCGGATTTCATCAG TATGATGTATACGGGAACTTATTCGGGCTACTAGCATCACATCCGATAACACCATTGGTGTCGTTACACCATCTTGATGTCGTGGAGCCAATCTTTCCGAATGTTACTCAACTGCAGGGTTTACAGAAGCTCACAGTACCGATGAAACTCGACTCAGCTGGTATTATGCAACAATCCATTTGCTATGACAAAGTTAACAGTTGGACTATATCAGTGTCATGGGGATTTGCAGTTCAGATATTTCGTGGAATTCTTTCTCCGCGTGAAATAGAAATGCCATCGAGGACTTTCTTAAATTGGTACAGGAGAGCGGATTATACTGCATATGCTTTTAACACAAGGCCTGTTATGCGTAATCCATGTCAAAAGTCTTTCGTATTTTACATGTCAAGTGCTAAAATGGATTCTTACAACAATCAAACTGTGACTCAGTATACTCGTCATCGAGTTCCTCCTCCATTATGCAGATGGAAAATGGCAAATCCTGCAAATGTTGAGAGAATTCAGGTTTATAAGAAGCCTGACCCCCAGCTATGGGATCGG TCTCCAAGGAGGAATTGCTGCAGAGTGTTAAGCTCAAAGAAGAAAAGCATGGTGGTGGATGTAGGTGTATGTAGTGAAAATGAAGTTAGTGAAGTATGA
- the LOC107006832 gene encoding 1-aminocyclopropane-1-carboxylate synthase-like, translating to MGFISNINNIELLSKVATNNGHGENSAYFDGWKAYEIDPFHPTKNPNGVIQMGLAENQLCFDLIQEWVVNNQKSSICTAGGCEEFKEIAIYQDYHGLPEFRRGVASFMSKVRGDKIKFDEERIVMSGGATGAHELLAFCLADPGEAFLVPTPYYPGFDRDLSWRTGVQLFPIICESCNNFKVTKKALEDAYNKAQQSNITIKGLLLNNPSNPLGTILDMETLKDTIRFINDKNIHLICDEIYAATVFNVPKFISISEIIISEDVQCNLDLIHIVYSLSKDLGFPGFRVGIIYSYNDVVTNCARKMSSFGLVSTQTQYLISNMLLDDTFIEKFVVESRERLEKRHGVFTKGLENIGINTLESNAGLFCWMDLRSLLEKNTFESEIKLWRMIINDVKLNVSPGCSFHCCEPGWFRVCFANMDDDTMRIALRRIEIFVVQYKGINDIIEEGIGESLPIAPGLVSLRSIYEKIDRRR from the exons ATGGGGTTTATTTCAAACATCAATAATATTGAGCTTCTTTCTAAGGTAGCAACTAATAATGGACATGGAGAAAACTCAGCTTATTTTGATGGATGGAAGGCTTATGAAATTGATCCTTTTCATCCAACAAAAAATCCTAATGGTGTTATTCAAATGGGTCTTGCAGAAAATCAG CTTTGCTTTGATTTAATTCAAGAATGGGTGGTGAACAATCAAAAATCCTCCATTTGCACTGCTGGAGGATGTGAAGAATTCAAGGAAATTGCAATTTATCAAGACTATCATGGTTTGCCAGAATTTCGAAGG GGAGTTGCAAGTTTCATGTCAAAAGTGAGAGGagacaaaattaaatttgatgaagaacGTATAGTAATGAGTGGAGGGGCAACTGGAGCTCATGAATTACTTGCCTTTTGCTTGGCTGATCCTGGAGAGGCTTTTCTTGTTCCTACTCCCTATTATCCTGG ATTTGATAGAGATTTGAGTTGGAGAACTGGTGTACAACTTTTTCCAATAATTTGTGAAAGTTGCAACAATTTCAAAGTCACAAAAAAAGCCTTAGAAGATGCATACAACAAAGCTCAACAATCCAATATCACAATAAAAGGCTTACTTTTAAACAATCCATCAAATCCATTAGGCACAATTTTAGACATGGAAACATTAAAAGATACAATAAGGTTCATCAACGATAAAAATATCCACCTAATATGCGACGAAATTTACGCGGCCACGGTCTTCAACGTGCCCAAATTCATAAGTATTTCCGAAATTATAATAAGTGAAGATGTTCAATGCAACCTCGATTTAATACACATCGTGTATAGTCTATCGAAGGATTTAGGGTTTCCAGGATTTAGAGTCGGAATTATCTACTCGTACAATGATGTTGTAACGAATTGTGCTAGAAAAATGTCGAGTTTTGGGCTTGTATCGACGCAAACGCAGTATTTAATATCTAACATGTTGTTAGACGATACGTTTATCGAGAAATTCGTAGTTGAGAGTCGTGAAAGATTGGAGAAAAGGCATGGGGTGTTTACTAAGGGACTTGAAAATATTGGAATTAACACGTTGGAGAGTAACGCTGGGCTTTTTTGTTGGATGGATTTGAGAAgtttacttgaaaaaaatacatttgaaAGTGAAATTAAATTATGGAGAATGATTATTAATGATGTTAAACTTAATGTTTCACCAGGTTGTTCCTTTCATTGTTGTGAGCCTGGTTGGTTTAGGGTTTGCTTCGCTAATATGGATGATGATACTATGAGGATTGCATTAAGGAGGATTGAGATTTTTGTGGTTCAATACAAAGGGATTAATGATATAATTGAAGAAGGAATCGGCGAATCTCTTCCTATCGCGCCTGGTTTAGTATCTCTTAGGTCGATATATGAAAAGATCGATAGAAGAAGATAA